In Papio anubis isolate 15944 chromosome 20, Panubis1.0, whole genome shotgun sequence, a single window of DNA contains:
- the NANOS2 gene encoding nanos homolog 2, with translation MQLPPFDMWKDYFNLSQVVWALIANRGQRLETQETEEPSPGTPFGQDQGLGGSGANGGLGTLCNFCKHNGESRHVYSSHQLKTPDGVVVCPILRHYVCPVCGATGDQAHTLKYCPLNGGQQSLYRRSGRNSAGRRVKR, from the coding sequence ATGCAGCTGCCACCCTTTGACATGTGGAAGGACTATTTCAACCTGAGCCAAGTGGTGTGGGCGCTGATCGCGAATCGGGGGCAAAGGCTGGAGACCCAAGAGACTGAGGAGCCAAGTCCTGGGACTCCGTTTGGGCAGGATCAGGGGCTGGGTGGGTCAGGGGCCAACGGGGGCCTGGGCACCCTGTGCAACTTCTGCAAGCACAACGGGGAGTCCCGCCACGTCTACTCCTCACACCAGCTGAAGACACCAGACGGCGTGGTGGTGTGTCCCATCCTGAGGCACTACGTGTGTCCTGTGTGCGGTGCCACCGGTGACCAGGCCCACACACTCAAGTACTGTCCGCTCAACGGTGGCCAGCAGTCCCTCTACCGCCGCAGCGGGCGCAACTCGGCCGGACGCAGGGTCAAGCGCTGA